Proteins from a single region of Pseudodesulfovibrio portus:
- a CDS encoding YkgJ family cysteine cluster protein translates to MVPGTQNGDSDVCRRCSQQGPTCCRIATGQEEFCFPLSQSEKERIQDHVPHTGGFVLSSNSKAFIDHVCRLFPGEEDLVRELFPEGREHFRLAVDSMGACRFLGPLGCEIPKEARPYYCRIFPFWMIGPDVIFFDSPTCLARREGETLTRILDTLDTGKANVKDLYGRLRLVWGLSPRKGACRVKKSF, encoded by the coding sequence ATGGTGCCCGGCACACAGAACGGCGACTCGGACGTTTGCCGAAGGTGCTCGCAGCAGGGACCGACCTGCTGCCGCATAGCCACAGGCCAGGAGGAGTTCTGTTTCCCGCTGTCGCAGTCGGAAAAGGAACGCATCCAGGATCATGTCCCCCACACGGGCGGTTTCGTGCTGTCGTCCAATTCCAAGGCGTTCATCGACCATGTGTGCCGGTTGTTCCCGGGCGAAGAAGACCTCGTCAGGGAGCTCTTCCCCGAGGGAAGGGAGCATTTTCGGCTGGCCGTGGACTCCATGGGCGCATGCCGGTTTCTCGGTCCGCTGGGGTGCGAGATTCCCAAGGAGGCGCGGCCCTACTACTGCCGCATATTCCCTTTCTGGATGATCGGCCCGGACGTGATATTTTTCGATTCCCCCACCTGCCTCGCCAGGAGGGAAGGGGAAACGTTGACGAGAATCCTCGATACACTTGATACCGGCAAGGCGAACGTCAAGGACCTGTACGGGCGGTTGCGCCTCGTATGGGGACTGTCGCCTCGAAAAGGGGCCTGCCGGGTCAAAAAAAGCTTCTGA
- a CDS encoding KpsF/GutQ family sugar-phosphate isomerase, with the protein MSCDNGKKDWLELAREVLDIEIEGLAAARDQLDDEFVRALTLMAECQGRVVITGVGKSGLVGRKIAATLASTGTPSFFLHPVEGAHGDMGMLRREDVILALSNSGGTDEVNGILPTLKSLGCSVIAMTSNRASAMAEAADVVVKVAVPREACRMGLAPTSSTTAQLAVGDALAVCLMEWKSFSQDDFRKFHPGGSLGQRLATCVDQLMHTNDLPVVGEDAAVEAALAALNAGGMGLVAIVGDDNVLKGVFTDGDVRRQVCAGKLDAAAPIVDHMTVSPRRAAAGDSSAHVLDVMERNEITVLPVVREDGTLAGLVHLHDLLGKGALKFSNGHGGRAS; encoded by the coding sequence ATGAGTTGCGATAACGGCAAGAAAGACTGGCTGGAACTGGCCCGCGAGGTCCTCGACATCGAGATCGAGGGGCTGGCCGCAGCCAGGGATCAGCTGGACGACGAGTTCGTCCGCGCCCTGACCCTCATGGCCGAGTGCCAAGGCCGCGTGGTCATTACCGGCGTGGGCAAGTCCGGACTGGTGGGCCGCAAGATCGCGGCCACCCTGGCGTCTACCGGCACGCCGTCGTTTTTCCTTCACCCGGTCGAGGGTGCCCACGGCGACATGGGCATGCTCCGGCGCGAGGACGTCATCCTGGCTCTGTCCAACTCGGGCGGCACCGACGAAGTGAACGGAATCCTGCCGACGCTGAAGTCTCTCGGCTGTTCGGTCATCGCCATGACCTCCAATCGCGCTTCGGCCATGGCCGAGGCCGCCGACGTGGTGGTCAAGGTGGCCGTGCCGCGCGAGGCATGCCGCATGGGCCTTGCCCCGACGTCCTCCACCACCGCGCAACTGGCCGTGGGCGACGCCCTGGCCGTCTGCCTCATGGAGTGGAAGTCCTTCAGCCAGGACGATTTCCGCAAGTTTCATCCCGGCGGGTCTCTGGGACAGAGGCTGGCCACCTGCGTGGATCAGCTCATGCATACGAATGACCTGCCTGTGGTGGGGGAGGACGCGGCCGTGGAAGCGGCCCTGGCGGCCCTCAACGCGGGCGGCATGGGGCTGGTGGCCATCGTCGGCGACGACAATGTGCTCAAGGGCGTGTTCACCGACGGCGACGTGCGGCGGCAGGTCTGCGCCGGGAAGCTTGATGCGGCCGCGCCCATCGTCGACCACATGACCGTCTCCCCCCGTCGGGCGGCGGCGGGCGACAGTTCGGCTCACGTCCTCGACGTCATGGAGCGCAACGAGATCACGGTCCTGCCCGTGGTCCGCGAAGACGGGACCCTGGCCGGCCTGGTCCACCTGCACGACCTGCTCGGCAAGGGCGCACTCAAATTTTCCAACGGCCACGGCGGGAGAGCCTCTTAG
- the purF gene encoding amidophosphoribosyltransferase, with protein MKKEYCGLFGIYGNKEAARMTYFGLYALQHRGQESAGIVTWDGEKIREQKGMGLVADVFNERHLGKELKGDISIGHIRYSTTGASLIRNAQPFLVRHGDLRLAVAHNGNLVNTYELRSELEANGSIFQTTMDTEVFAHLIIKYLHESETIEEAIGKACNRVRGAYSMLILANDKMIAVKDPNGFRPLALGRVGDSYVFASETCAFDLIEAEYLRPLEPGELVSVHKGKMTSMKFAESKKVSKCIFELIYFARPDSYVFGDVVYERRKAMGVQLAREAPVDADLVMPFPDSGNYAAVGYSQESGLPLELAMIRNHYVGRTFIQPSQDMRDFSVRVKLNPVKSMIKGKRIVIVEDSIVRGTTIRARVQKLRELGVREIHLRVSCPPIKFPCFYGIDFSSKGELIAANHSVEDIARFMNIDSLHYLTIPGLVDSVTQNDWCLACFNGNYPVPLADRMGKDCLEAAPGIIKEFC; from the coding sequence ATGAAGAAAGAATACTGCGGTCTTTTCGGAATCTACGGCAACAAGGAAGCCGCCAGAATGACCTACTTCGGCCTCTACGCCCTGCAGCATCGCGGGCAGGAGTCCGCAGGCATAGTCACCTGGGACGGGGAGAAGATCCGCGAGCAGAAGGGCATGGGCCTGGTGGCCGACGTGTTCAACGAGCGGCACCTGGGCAAGGAGCTCAAGGGCGATATATCCATCGGCCACATCCGCTATTCCACCACGGGCGCGTCGCTCATCCGCAACGCCCAGCCGTTCCTGGTCCGGCACGGCGACCTGCGCCTGGCCGTGGCCCACAACGGCAACCTGGTGAACACCTATGAGCTGCGCAGCGAACTCGAGGCCAACGGGTCCATCTTCCAGACCACCATGGACACCGAGGTCTTCGCCCATCTGATCATCAAGTACCTGCACGAATCCGAGACCATCGAGGAGGCCATCGGCAAGGCCTGCAACCGGGTGCGCGGCGCCTATTCCATGCTCATCCTGGCCAACGACAAGATGATCGCGGTCAAGGACCCCAACGGGTTCCGGCCCCTGGCGCTGGGCCGCGTGGGCGACTCCTACGTGTTCGCCTCCGAGACCTGCGCTTTTGATCTCATCGAGGCGGAGTACCTGCGTCCCCTGGAGCCCGGCGAGCTGGTTTCGGTGCACAAGGGCAAGATGACCTCCATGAAGTTCGCTGAGTCCAAGAAGGTCAGCAAGTGCATCTTCGAGTTGATCTATTTTGCCCGTCCCGACTCCTACGTTTTCGGCGACGTGGTCTACGAGCGGCGCAAGGCCATGGGCGTCCAGCTGGCCAGGGAAGCCCCGGTTGACGCCGATTTGGTCATGCCGTTCCCGGACTCCGGCAACTACGCGGCCGTGGGCTATTCCCAGGAATCCGGCCTGCCGCTGGAGCTGGCCATGATCCGGAACCACTATGTTGGCCGGACCTTTATTCAGCCCTCCCAGGACATGCGCGACTTCTCGGTCCGCGTGAAGCTCAACCCGGTCAAGTCCATGATCAAGGGCAAGCGCATCGTCATCGTGGAGGACTCCATCGTGCGCGGCACCACCATCCGGGCCCGCGTCCAGAAGCTGCGCGAGCTGGGGGTGCGGGAGATACACCTGCGCGTGTCCTGCCCGCCCATCAAGTTCCCCTGTTTCTACGGCATCGACTTTTCCTCCAAGGGCGAGCTCATCGCCGCCAATCATTCGGTGGAGGACATCGCCCGGTTTATGAACATCGATTCCCTGCACTACCTGACCATCCCCGGTCTGGTGGACTCCGTGACCCAGAACGACTGGTGTCTGGCCTGCTTCAACGGCAATTATCCGGTGCCCCTGGCCGACCGGATGGGCAAGGACTGCCTGGAAGCCGCTCCCGGCATCATCAAGGAATTCTGTTGA
- the carB gene encoding carbamoyl-phosphate synthase large subunit produces the protein MPKRTDIKKIMLIGSGPIVIGQACEFDYSGTQALKALKEEGYEVVLVNSNPASIMTDPELADATYIEPIEPETVARIIEKERPDALLPTLGGQTGLNTALAVADMGVLDKFNVELIGANIEVINKAESREEFREAMNNIGLGMPESGICRNMDDVREWGEKIPFPIIVRPAYTLGGSGGGVAYNMEELEEICANGLALSMKSEIMLERSILGWKEYELEVMRDKKDNCVIICSIENLDPMGVHTGDSVTVAPAQTLTDDEYQRLRDASLAVMREIGVETGGSNVQFAINPEDGELIIIEMNPRVSRSSALASKATGFPIAKIAAKLAVGYTLDEIPNDITRETMASFEPAIDYCVIKIPRFTFEKFPGTEDYLTTAMKSVGETMAIGRTFKEALQKGLRSLETGHIGLGKKFETCEVDRADILRLLRRPNSERLFVLRNAIRCGMTEDEIFEATKIDPWFLRQFKDILDMEAALIEYGKKEGVTRDAEGMADMLRKAKEYGYSDAQLAAMWKTSEDAVRVMRKELDIIPTYYLVDTCAAEFEAYTPYYYSTYETGQENVCDDRKKVVILGGGPNRIGQGIEFDYCCCHSSFTLKELGVQSIMVNSNPETVSTDYDTSDKLYFEPLTFEDVMNIIEFEKPDGVIVQFGGQTPLNLALRLMNAGVPLIGTSPDAIDRAEDRERFKQFLNKLNLKQPPNGTAMSMVEAREIAEKLGFPLVLRPSYVLGGRGMDIVYSMDEFDHYFRHSALVSPDHPTLIDKFLEYAVEVDVDALADGEAVYIGGVMEHIEEAGIHSGDSASVLPPYSLSPELIREIERQTIAMARELGVVGLMNVQYAIKDGDVYIIEVNPRASRTVPFVSKATGVPLAKLATRVMLGEKLKDLKPWAMRKKGHVSVKESVFPFNRFPNVDVLLGPEMRSTGEVMGIDPSFGLAYMKAQLAAGQKLPLSGKVFLSVNDWDKAKVVLVAKDFEAMGFKVCATGGTADFLAEKGVHVEKVHKVHEGQRPHVVDHIKNGEFDLVINTPSGKKTVGDAKMIRQNALLYNIPYTTTVSGAKAIAQAILEVRETGLSVQSLQKYYG, from the coding sequence ATGCCCAAACGCACAGATATCAAGAAGATCATGTTGATCGGGTCCGGTCCCATCGTCATCGGCCAGGCTTGTGAATTCGACTACTCCGGAACCCAGGCGCTGAAAGCGCTCAAGGAGGAGGGGTACGAGGTCGTCCTGGTCAACTCCAACCCGGCCTCGATCATGACCGACCCGGAGTTGGCCGATGCCACCTACATCGAGCCCATAGAGCCGGAAACCGTTGCCCGGATCATCGAAAAAGAGCGTCCCGACGCTCTTTTGCCGACTTTGGGGGGGCAAACGGGCCTCAACACCGCCCTGGCCGTGGCCGACATGGGCGTGCTGGACAAGTTCAACGTCGAGCTTATCGGCGCGAACATCGAGGTCATCAACAAGGCGGAATCCCGTGAGGAATTCCGTGAGGCCATGAACAATATCGGCTTGGGCATGCCCGAGTCCGGCATCTGCCGCAACATGGACGACGTGCGCGAGTGGGGCGAGAAAATCCCCTTCCCGATCATCGTCCGTCCCGCCTACACCCTGGGCGGTTCCGGCGGCGGCGTGGCCTACAACATGGAAGAACTGGAAGAGATCTGCGCCAACGGCCTGGCCCTGTCCATGAAGTCCGAGATCATGCTCGAGCGGTCCATCCTGGGCTGGAAGGAGTATGAGCTGGAGGTCATGCGCGACAAGAAGGACAACTGCGTCATCATCTGCTCCATCGAGAACCTGGACCCCATGGGCGTGCACACCGGCGACTCCGTCACCGTGGCCCCGGCCCAGACCCTGACCGACGACGAGTACCAGCGGCTGCGCGATGCGTCCCTGGCCGTCATGCGCGAGATCGGCGTGGAGACCGGCGGGTCGAACGTCCAGTTCGCCATCAACCCCGAGGACGGCGAGCTGATCATCATCGAGATGAACCCGCGCGTGTCCCGTTCCTCGGCCCTGGCCTCCAAGGCCACCGGCTTCCCCATCGCCAAGATCGCGGCCAAGCTGGCCGTGGGCTACACCCTGGACGAGATTCCCAACGACATCACCCGCGAGACCATGGCCTCCTTCGAACCGGCCATCGACTACTGCGTGATCAAGATTCCCCGGTTCACCTTCGAGAAATTTCCCGGCACCGAAGACTACCTGACCACGGCCATGAAGTCCGTGGGCGAGACCATGGCCATCGGCCGGACCTTCAAGGAAGCCCTCCAGAAGGGACTCCGCTCCCTCGAGACCGGCCACATCGGCCTGGGCAAGAAGTTCGAGACCTGCGAAGTCGACAGGGCGGATATCCTGCGGCTGCTCAGGCGGCCCAACTCAGAGCGCCTCTTCGTCCTGCGCAACGCCATCCGCTGCGGCATGACCGAGGATGAGATTTTCGAGGCCACCAAGATCGATCCGTGGTTCCTGCGCCAGTTCAAAGACATCCTGGACATGGAGGCGGCGCTCATCGAGTACGGCAAGAAGGAGGGCGTGACCAGGGACGCCGAAGGCATGGCGGACATGCTGCGCAAGGCCAAGGAGTACGGCTACTCCGACGCCCAGCTGGCGGCCATGTGGAAGACCTCCGAGGACGCCGTCCGCGTCATGCGCAAGGAACTGGACATCATCCCGACCTACTACCTGGTCGATACCTGCGCCGCCGAGTTCGAGGCGTACACGCCGTACTATTATTCCACCTACGAGACCGGTCAGGAGAACGTCTGCGACGACAGGAAGAAGGTCGTCATCCTGGGCGGCGGTCCCAACCGCATCGGCCAGGGCATCGAGTTCGACTACTGCTGCTGCCATTCCTCCTTCACCCTCAAGGAGCTGGGCGTGCAGTCCATCATGGTCAACTCCAACCCGGAGACGGTCTCCACCGACTACGACACCTCGGACAAGCTCTATTTCGAGCCGCTGACCTTCGAGGACGTCATGAACATCATCGAGTTCGAAAAGCCGGACGGCGTCATCGTCCAGTTCGGCGGCCAGACCCCGCTCAATCTCGCCCTCCGCCTGATGAACGCGGGCGTGCCCCTCATCGGCACCAGCCCGGACGCCATCGACCGGGCCGAGGACCGCGAGCGGTTCAAGCAGTTCCTGAACAAGCTCAATCTCAAGCAGCCGCCCAACGGCACGGCCATGTCCATGGTCGAGGCCCGCGAGATCGCGGAGAAGCTCGGCTTCCCCCTGGTCCTGCGTCCCTCCTACGTGCTCGGCGGGCGCGGCATGGACATCGTCTACTCCATGGACGAGTTCGACCACTATTTCCGCCACTCCGCCCTGGTCTCCCCGGACCACCCGACCCTCATCGACAAGTTCCTCGAGTACGCGGTGGAGGTGGACGTGGACGCCCTGGCCGACGGCGAGGCCGTGTACATCGGCGGCGTCATGGAGCACATCGAGGAGGCGGGCATCCACTCCGGCGACTCGGCTTCGGTCCTGCCGCCGTATTCCCTCAGCCCCGAGTTGATCCGCGAGATAGAGCGCCAGACCATCGCCATGGCCAGGGAACTGGGAGTGGTCGGCCTGATGAACGTCCAGTACGCCATCAAGGACGGCGACGTGTACATCATCGAGGTCAACCCGCGCGCCTCCCGCACCGTGCCGTTCGTGTCCAAGGCCACGGGCGTGCCCCTGGCCAAGCTGGCCACCCGCGTCATGCTCGGCGAGAAGCTCAAGGACCTCAAGCCCTGGGCCATGCGCAAGAAGGGCCACGTATCCGTCAAGGAGTCCGTGTTCCCGTTCAACCGTTTCCCCAACGTGGACGTGCTGCTCGGACCCGAGATGCGCTCCACCGGCGAGGTCATGGGCATCGACCCGAGTTTCGGCCTGGCCTACATGAAAGCCCAGCTGGCCGCCGGGCAGAAGCTGCCGCTTTCGGGCAAGGTGTTCCTGTCCGTCAACGACTGGGACAAGGCCAAGGTGGTGCTCGTGGCCAAGGACTTCGAGGCCATGGGCTTCAAGGTCTGCGCCACCGGCGGCACCGCCGATTTCCTGGCGGAGAAGGGCGTGCACGTTGAAAAGGTGCACAAGGTTCACGAGGGCCAGCGCCCGCACGTGGTCGACCACATCAAGAACGGCGAGTTCGACCTGGTCATCAACACCCCCTCGGGCAAGAAGACCGTTGGCGACGCCAAGATGATCCGCCAGAACGCGCTCCTGTACAATATCCCGTACACCACCACGGTGTCCGGGGCCAAAGCCATCGCCCAGGCCATCCTGGAAGTGCGGGAAACCGGGCTGAGCGTTCAGAGCCTGCAAAAATACTACGGCTAA
- a CDS encoding FeoA family protein, translating into MQKPLTAYPAGSVVRIAGIDGGRQARARMLAMGMTPGCPVKVLAGGPTGCRVQVRGSEVVLCCGLAGKILAVENNSDEGPHCSCCPDAPRAKAS; encoded by the coding sequence ATGCAAAAGCCTTTGACCGCCTACCCTGCGGGGAGTGTTGTTCGAATTGCCGGGATCGACGGTGGACGCCAGGCGCGGGCGCGCATGCTCGCCATGGGCATGACGCCGGGATGCCCGGTAAAGGTGCTGGCCGGCGGGCCGACCGGATGCCGGGTGCAGGTGCGCGGCTCTGAAGTGGTGCTCTGCTGCGGGCTGGCCGGCAAGATCCTGGCCGTGGAAAACAACTCCGACGAAGGCCCACACTGCTCCTGCTGCCCGGACGCCCCTCGGGCGAAGGCTTCCTAG
- a CDS encoding YbgA family protein, translating to MPEPIRIGISACLLGEKVRYDGQGAHAKHLTGVFADSFEYHPVCPEVGCGMGVPREAVRLVGTRENPRLKGRQTGRDWTDAMRDWAEGIWPELEKKRLCGFIFKAKSPSSGITRIKVYPESGGQPVSYAGVGLFAGMVMERFPLLPVEDHGRLHDVVLRGNFIERVFVEHRWNRMLDRGATMKNLIDFHTRHKMLIRAHDVTGYRELGKIVAEGGKGDLPKRFARYHERLHRALSLKPTIKKNVDVLMHVMGYFKKVLSRDEKQECLEIIENYRNNLIPLIVPVTLMNHFVRKYGIEYLREQYYLNPHPMDLKLRNHA from the coding sequence ATGCCCGAACCCATCAGGATCGGCATCAGCGCCTGCCTGCTCGGCGAAAAAGTCCGCTATGACGGCCAGGGAGCCCACGCCAAACACCTGACCGGCGTCTTTGCCGACTCATTCGAATACCACCCCGTCTGCCCGGAGGTCGGCTGCGGCATGGGCGTGCCCCGGGAGGCGGTCCGGCTGGTAGGGACACGGGAGAACCCCCGTCTCAAGGGACGGCAGACCGGCAGGGACTGGACCGACGCCATGCGCGACTGGGCCGAGGGAATCTGGCCGGAGTTGGAAAAGAAGCGGCTATGCGGCTTCATCTTCAAGGCCAAATCCCCCTCCAGCGGGATCACGCGCATCAAGGTATACCCCGAATCCGGAGGCCAGCCGGTGAGCTACGCGGGGGTAGGGTTGTTCGCAGGCATGGTCATGGAACGATTCCCTCTCCTGCCCGTGGAGGACCACGGGCGACTGCACGACGTGGTCCTGCGCGGTAACTTCATCGAGCGCGTGTTCGTGGAGCACCGCTGGAACCGGATGCTCGACCGGGGAGCGACCATGAAGAACCTCATCGACTTCCACACGCGCCACAAGATGCTCATCCGCGCCCACGACGTCACCGGATACCGCGAACTGGGCAAGATCGTTGCCGAGGGCGGCAAGGGCGACCTGCCGAAACGGTTCGCGCGCTACCACGAGCGGCTGCACAGGGCGCTCTCCCTCAAGCCGACCATCAAGAAGAACGTGGACGTGCTCATGCACGTCATGGGGTATTTCAAAAAGGTCCTGAGCCGTGACGAAAAGCAGGAATGCCTCGAAATAATCGAAAATTACCGGAACAATCTCATCCCGCTCATCGTGCCGGTCACGCTGATGAACCACTTTGTGCGCAAATACGGCATCGAGTATCTGCGGGAACAGTATTACCTGAATCCGCACCCAATGGACCTTAAGCTGCGCAATCACGCATGA